A stretch of Palaemon carinicauda isolate YSFRI2023 chromosome 36, ASM3689809v2, whole genome shotgun sequence DNA encodes these proteins:
- the LOC137628894 gene encoding uncharacterized protein: protein MLFLFLVRFFKKVIKLAFSMSSHSSVNDDYDFVDLVYDDIQKFLANPHGERSPASSRRESESSSPCDTLAKNSPERMPVTVPSASEQGNNRRRAKAPAQIYRPPPARSSKEPAQQSQQPMQPHQPLYSQPYQPKPNFSHAAYLSQHNPHQQDFHPYNMIPNRQRTDSESSTATTSGDYLKDKGKGRRPDQVLYIPRGRRHAPDPSSARGTPTPVLDYESNGRPPSPAYSVCSIASEYSGRNRYNKPGSRQGSQISICEGETDRLHGKPPLSRDFSRESTPGYGRQKNPTLFSSQTLQLIERCLNQDADQRYNEYSNGESDALHSSPSPKNKLGGGRALKSPTPTRDIHSIHSKENVIHPVDPSPRSRRSRKNRRRNSRSRDTSVEQLKDGQGKGRANHNGEQNSPGERGMGSCERIFYNSNFNSSQDRYDRGYDNYDRYSSINSSRASSRNSSRERTPQYSPQHNWRVGSNPPSPTKGPAAYYQNRQSPGKPPSGRLGSLPNVALDFGESPRRVSNYNEENQRYHTLPIKSKTPVRSNSLQTEDTSSCIMSERINTNADSVEAGVDLIHQNEKSLENLKDEMTKNLINASSNSAHNESLNHEVSRNREIRQCPENEPGEKMEEDVAVDSSVSKGLQSESAEDSKVDVQKETKDDVMNKSVDAITSGTASEEDAYEMEAEASLTESAKDSTEEVTSSDNDTRDGLLESITEVNDGERNIKKFQFNWADEVEDSWDSLYDDNGECLNSDIKRQLSDSLGKIKLEKPANDYYSFQPKEIEINDEEYGHVIEIYDFPVAFKTQDLMMVFSSFHNTGFDIKWVDDTHALGIFASALIAAEALSIDHPFLKTRSLATATKSSKAKALRITEALLPYKPRPATSASLARRLVSGALGLKVNISREVREAEKQKLKDAKARKRLAAKQRADAWEGTLS, encoded by the exons GTCACCAGCATCCAGCAGAAGGGAAAGTGAATCATCATCTCCTTGTGACACGTTAGCCAAAAACAGCCCGGAAAGGATGCCGGTCACAGTGCCTTCTGCCTCCGAGCAGGGAAATAATCGTCGTCGTG ctAAAGCACCAGCTCAGATATACAGACCTCCGCCAGCGAGAAGCAGCAAGGAACCGGCCCAACAGAGCCAGCAACCAATGCAGCCTCACCAGCCTTTATATTCACAGCCATATCAACCTAAACCTAACTTTTCACA CGCCGCCTATTTGTCGCAGCACAATCCTCATCAGCAAGACTTCCATCCTTACAATATGATACCCAACAGACAAAGGACAGATAGCGAGAGTAGCACTGCGACCACCTCGGGCGATTACCTGAAAGACAAAGGCAAGGGCCGCCGACCAGACCAGGTGCTGTATATACCCCGAGGAAGACGTCATGCTCCAGACCCGTCCTCTGCCCGGGGGACCCCTACGCCAGTGTTAGATTATGAGAGTAATGGTCGACCTCCTTCTCCTGCTTATTCAGTTTGTTCTATAGCATCCGAGTATAGCGGAAGGAATCGCTACAATAAACCGGGAAGTCGGCAGGGTAGTCAGATTTCCATATGCGAAGGAGAAACGGACAGATTACATGGAAAACCTCCATTGTCCAGAGATTTCAGCCGGGAATCTACACCTGGCTATGGCCGACAGAAGAATCCCACATTATTCAGTTCTCAGACACTTCAGCTGATAGAAAGATGTTTGAATCAAGATGCGGATCAAAGATATAATGAGTATTCTAACGGAGAATCGGACGCCTTGCACAGTTCTCCATCACCCAAAAACAAACTTGGTGGTGGAAGGGCTCTGAAGAGTCCCACTCCCACCAGAGATATCCACAGCATACACAGCAAAGAAAACGTCATACATCCTGTCGATCCAAGTCCACGTTCGAGGAGAAGTCGAAAGAATCGCAGAAGAAACTCCCGAAGCAGAGATACGAGTGTGGAACAGCTCAAGGATGGTCAGGGAAAGGGGAGGGCCAATCACAATGGAGAACAAAATAGTCCAGGGGAAAGAGGCATGGGTAGTTGTGAGAGAATATTCTACAACAGTAATTTTAATTCTAGTCAAGATAGGTATGACAGAGGGTATGACAATTACGATAGATATAGTAGCATAAACAGTAGCAGAGCTAGTAGTCGAAATTCCAGTAGAGAGCGCACCCCCCAGTACAGCCCTCAACACAATTGGAGGGTGGGTTCAAATCCCCCAAGTCCTACAAAAGGACCAGCGGCATATTATCAAAACAGACAATCGCCCGGTAAGCCTCCTTCGGGACGGCTGGGATCACTGCCAAATGTGGCCCTTGATTTCGGGGAGAGTCCTAGAAGAGTGTCAAATTACAATGAGGAAAATCAGAGGTATCACACACTACCCATCAAAAGTAAAACTCCTGTAAGAAGTAATTCTCTACAAACAGAAGATACCAGCAGTTGCATTATGTCTGAACGGATAAATACAAATGCTGACAGCGTGGAGGCTGGGGTTGATCTCATTCATCAAAATGAAAAGTCACTGGAAAATCTCAAGGATGAGATGACCAAAAACCTCATAAATGCTTCGAGTAATTCTGCTCATAACGAGTCTTTGAATCATGAGGTTAGTCGCAATAGGGAAATTAGACAGTGTCCTGAAAATGAACCCGGGGAAAAAATGGAAGAGGATGTGGCCGTCGATTCCAGCGTTTCAAAAGGTTTGCAATCCGAGTCAGCAGAGGATTCCAAGGTTGATGTCCAGAAGGAAACCAAAGATGATGTAATGAACAAGTCAGTCGATGCTATAACAAGTGGAACGGCATCTGAGGAGGACGCTTATGAAATGGAAGCCGAGGCTTCTCTGACCGAGTCAGCTAAGGACTCAACGGAGGAAGTGACTTCCTCTGATAATGACACGAGGGATGGTCTCTTGGAAAGTATAACTGAGGTTAATGATGGTGAAAGGAACATCAAAAAGTTCCAGTTCAACTGGGCCGATGAGGTTGAAGATTCCTGGGACAGTTTGTACGACGATAACGGAGAGTGCTTGAACTCCGACATAAAGCGTCAACTGAGTGATTCCCTTGGCAAAATCAAGCTCGAGAAGCCGGCCAACGATTACTATTCCTTTCAGCCAAAGGAGATTGAAATCAACGATGAGGAATACGGCCACGTCATTGAAATCTACGACTTCCCTGTCGCTTTCAAAACTCAGGATCTGATGATGGTCTTCAGCAGTTTCCATAACACAGGTTTTGACATCAAATGGGTTGATGATACCCATGCGTTGGGAATCTTTGCCTCAGCTTTGATTG ctgCTGAAGCCTTGAGTATTGATCATCCCTTCCTGAAGACACGTTCCTTAGCAACAGCTACTAAGTCCTCCAAGGCCAAGGCATTGCGGATCACGGAAGCCCTCTTGCCGTACAAACCAAGACCGGCAACGTCTGCTTCCTTAGCCCGGCGTTTAGTTTCCGGAGCCCTCGGTCTAAAAGTCAACATATCGAGGGAAGTACGTGAggcagagaaacagaaattgaaggaTGCCAAAG